Within the candidate division KSB1 bacterium genome, the region TGTATGGCATGACTACCAATTCGGTGCACGAATATGTGCTCGGAATTCTCAATAAGCTTGGGATCAAAGAAGAGAATATTACCAAGGCACAAACTGGAGGCCCAGACGGCGATTTGGGAAGCAATGAGATCTTGATCTCTAAAGATAAAACGCTCTGTGTGATTGATGGCAGCGGCGTGCTGTATGATCCTGAGGGGATTGATCGAGCTGAGTTGACTCGACTTGCCAAAAAACGCGTCATGGTGGAGCACTTCGATAAAAATAAATTGAGCAAAAAGGGCTTCTTTGTTCATATCAATGATCGAAATGTCAAATTGCCAGATGGTACGCTAGTTGAAAGCGGTCTGGCATTTCGGAATACATTTCATCTCAACCCCATTTTAAAGGCCGATTTGTTCGTTCCCTGTGGCGGTCGTCCCAATTCAGTGAATATTCAAAATTGGAAGCAAATGCTGGACGAGAATGGGGCCCCGCGTTTCAAATATATCGTTGAAGGCGCCAATTTATTTCTCACTCAGCAAGCGCGACTGGAGCTTGAAAAAAAGGGCGTCATCATTTTCAAGGATGCCTCGGCCAATAAAGGAGGGGTGACGTCATCCTCCCTGGAAGTGTTGGCATCATTGGCATTGACGGATGAGGAATACGAGCGTCTCATGTGCGTGAAGGACGGGGTGATCCCAGAATTCCGCAAGAATTATGTGAACGATGTCATTGGCATCATCCGCGAAAATGCACGGCTCGAATTCGAAGTGATTTGGAAAGAAAACCAAAAATCCAAAACACCAATGGCTATTTTATCGGATCAATTGAGTGATAAGATCAATAAGGTCACCGATTCCATCCATCGCTCCGATTTATTTGATGATTTGGCCCTGCGAAAGGCGGTGATCGAGCGGCACTGCCCTGCGGCATTGGTCAAATTGCTGGGCATCGACGAAATTTTGGCACGCGTTCCGGAAAATTATCAGCGCGCCATTGTCTCCTCGTGGCTGGCAAGCCATTTTATTTACGAATTCGGCCTGGATGCCGACGAGATCGATTTCCATAGCTTCTTGCGCCGATTTGCCTGCTAATTGGGAGAAGGGCTCGTCGCCTAATTTTTGCCATCCGTTCATATCGAATGTCAAGGCAAGAATTCTGAAAAATTGAAATCGATATCATCCCAATGCACCAGCGTCGGGCGGTGAGGAATTTCTTAAATCTTCAATACTCAAAAAAGTTTCTTTACCGCCCGCGGCCGGGTGCGTGCAACAAATCAATACTTGAGAGTTTTGCAAGAGCCTATTATCAATTCTCGAATAAATGCTGGCTTTTTAGACGGAATTTCGGCAATAGACGAATTGAAAATCGAGTTGTGACGATTAGCTTATGGTGCAAGTTTTTTCACTGGATGAGTATGCAATTTGATGCCAGAAATAGCTGAATAGCTGAAGGCTGTTCATTTCAGCAGTCAAAAAATAAAGGCTTAGCAGTGATATAAATTGTTGCGAGGTGGCATTATTGTTGCAATGTTTAAATAAAAGTAAGGTCACAAATGGGGAGGGATAAAAACCATTTGTGACCTAATTGGAGGTTTTGATGCACGAAATTTATGGGGTTGGAATTGCCGTTCCAACGAAAGGAATTTTTTCGTGCATTCCTTCCTACGCCAACATTCCATATTAAGTTTCCAGAAAAATTTTAAATTTTTTTGACAGCGAAGCGAGCATGATAGAATTCTGTCGATCGCCATTCTGAGCTAATGTCCTCAAAGCGAGAGCAGGGCGTGATCTCGGAATGCGATATTATTTCTTATTGAGAGCGAACAGACGCCGCTGGTGAATGAGAAGGGACATTCGCATCAGGTTGGAGACATCTCATCATCAACCAATTCAGCGAGGAAACCAATACCTAAATTTCAAATTGAATCAGACTCGCCAGTCTGATAACCCTTTAACCAAATCTGGGAGGTGTTAAATTGAGAGTTACAAGAGCACTTTTGGGTATTGCTCCTGGAGCATTGTTGATTGCCTTGCTGCTATGGAGCGTGACGTTCGGTGGAACTACTGGCAAGTTGGCGGGATTCGTAAAAGATGCTGAGACGGGCTCACCATTGCCAGGAGTGAACGTCGTTCTACAGGGGACAACCATGGGCGCGGCCTCTGGCATGGATGGTTACTTTTTTATCATCAACATCCCGCCAGGGAGATATACGATCAAGGCGAGCATGATCGGCTATCAGCCTCAGGTTGTAGATGTGACCATTCGGGTGGATTTGACTACGAAAGTTAATTTTGAACTAAAGCCGACTGTAATGGACTTAGGGCAGACCGTGACTGTGACGGCGGAGCGGCCACTGATCGAGCCAGAGGTGACCAGTAAACGGGCCACGGTGACGGCGGAGATGATTCAGAATATGCCAGTCAGAACCGCGCAAGATATCATGACCATGCAATCCGGAGTGATAATGATGGATGAAGGTCAAAAGATCCCCGGGTTTGAGACGCGGGGCATCGATCAGGTTCATGTGCGCGGTGGTCGTAGTGGCGAAATCGCCTACATGGTCGATGGCATGTACGTGGAGGATGCGATTTATGCTGGCATGGGCACCAGTGTGAACCGCGTCGCCATCCAAGAACTGACCACTATCATCGGCGCGTTTGATGCCGAATACGGCGAAGCCCAGTCCGCGGTGGTGAACATCGTCACGAAAGAGGGTGGCACCAAGTTCGATATTTATTCGGAGTTCAACACCAGCAAAATTTCTGGCCTCTGGTCAAAAGCAGATGATGTGCGCGATGCCCATCAGGCCATCGGCTCGATCTCTGGTCCTGTGCCGTTCATCAAAGGCATGACGTTCTTTATCTCTGGCGAGCAAAGCTATCGCCGACCTTATTACTATAAGTTCGATAATCACATCTACGATACCACACCACTCAACGACATTCTCGATAAGCCAGATGATCCGCGATATCAGAAGATCCTCCAGCAGATCAAGGACGGGATCATCACCGAGGTGAAAAACATCAATCAATTGCGCAACAATGAGAGCTATTATTATGTTGGCGATGTGCTTCGGGAATGGCATACTGGGGCGTGGCGCAAAGCCTGGCGCTATCGAGCAGATTGGGATGGTGATGGCCATGCTGAGCCGATAGCCTGGGATGATGTGGCTGGTTGGCGCAGCTTTGGTTTTAACAAGTATTGGGATTTCACCTCGAAGTTGAGTTGGCGCATCTCGCCCAATATCAAATTGATGATCCCGATCCGGTTCAATCAGCGCATCCAAAAAAGCTGGGCAAGTGCCTGGACTTTTGCTATGGAAGGGCGTAATGTTTTAGATGATAGAACCGATCAACAGACTTTGATTTTCACTCATCAAATCACCCCTAAATTATTTTATGAACTGCGCGCCTCGCGATTCTTCAAAGGCCGATCCTATTTGGTCCATGGGATCGATCATCATCGACTTACCCCAGGCCATGCCGATGAGTTCTCCGAAGCCTATCGGTTTTTCTATAATGATCCAACCATCTCAGTGGATTTCGGGCCACAAGAATATCCTACTGGCATCTATTCAAATGGATTCTATGTGCCGATGCGATTCCTTCGCTATGACACCTTAAGCGACGGGCGAATCCGGCATGTATATGATGGATCGGCAGAGCAATACTGGAATTTCAATTTTCAGCAATCGCTGCAATTCAAGGGGGATGTGACCTGGCAGGCCCATCGCGCGCATCAATTCAAGATCGGACTCGAATATAAAACCTTTGGTTGGAAGGACAAATTATTCGGCAAAGATGTGGGCGGCATTCGTTTCCTGGAGTACCAATACCCATATTTGTCGCGGGGGTATCCCTCCTTTTACCATCTGAAACCTGAGGAATTTGCTGCTTACATCCAGGACAAAATGGATTTCAAAAACTTTATCGTGAACATCGGCTATCGATTGGACTATGCCAATTCCAAAGGCCGTGCTTGGAGGGATTGGTCGGATCCTAAATCCGGGGTCGTAACTGGTAAAAAGAAATTTCAATTTAGTCCCCGAATCGGTGTCGGCCATCCCATTACCGATCGGGCCACATTCCATTTCAATTATGGCCATTTCTTCCAGGTGCCAGATTATCGCGACCTGTACACCAACCAGCATCTCGATCTGAACGCACCGCAGCCGTTCTTTGGATGGGCCAATATGGATGCGCAACGAACTATCTCCTATGAAGCAGGGGTGGATTATCAGATCAGCGATTTTTGGGCGGTGCGCGTGGCTGCATGGGCCAAAGAGAACAACGGCAATGCCGGCAGCTTCCGTATTTCCGGCTTCGATCCCGACAGCCTTGGCGGCTATACCTATGGCATCATCACCAATAACGACTTCGGCAGCTCACGGGGGATCGATTTAACGATTGAAAAAAGCTTGAGCGACAATTATTTCGGAAAAATCGAATACACGTATTCGGTCTCTAAAATGAACCAGTTCTACTCCTGGTCCGGTTATTGGGACGGTGTGACTGCCGAAACCGTGGCCAAAAAAGAATACCTCTCTCCCGTTGATGCCCCGCATCAATTGACCGGATTTTTTGGGATTCAATTTCTCAAAGGTGGCGGGCCAAATTTGTGGGGATTTAAACCGCTGCAAAACTTTGTCATGCAATATATTCTCAGGTTGCGCAGTGGCTACCCATATACCCCCACAATTGGCGGCCAAGCGTTGGAACCCAACACGGCGCGCCGGCCCATGGTCTATACCGTGGATGCGATTTTCCGCAAAGATTTCACCATGTTCAATCAGATTCGGGCTGGTGTCAGGATCGAGGTTCATAACTTATTTGATCGTAAAAATGTGCTGCAAGTTTATTCGGAAACCGGTAGCCCCACCGATCCAAACCCTGGCTACAGCAAAACCAATTACAGTACGAACTGGGATAATCCATGGTTCTGGATGCCAGGGCGGAGCATTGATGTTGGATTGGTGATTGAAATGTAAAATACAGATCGCTGACCAATCTGAAAGAGCATATTTTCACCGATTGTCAATAAGATCATTTGAGCAGCGATTCATAATGATCTGTCAAATTACTGGTTCATGGAATTGAATCAAGCGGAGGAAAAATTGATGAAAAGATCGATAAGCTACGGCATGGTCCTTTTGCTGATATGGATCCTCAGCATTGTGACTGTTTTTGCCGCAGACGTGAAAAAAGAAAAATCACTCAATAAGCCAGCCCATACGATCGATTTGGCGGTTGGTTTGTTGGATGCTGGGAAAGTGCAACATGCGGTTTTTAATGATGGCTGGTTATCCACCTGGAACTATCGGACCAAGGTCCCAGCGGTTTTCTATAAAGGGTGGTCTTATATCCCAGATTTAACGATGATGATCGGTGTGCCAGAAGACCCTGCCTGGACACCCTATACGAAGGATTTAAAAACCGGCTTACCAAAATTGAAGGGCCCATCCGTCTCTGAGAAGTTTGCTGCAAATGATTGGGGGCCGAAGGCAGGTTCCTACGGGAAAACCCATTCTGGGGACATGACCTTTGGGCAGGTATTAGCTGGAACCTCGTTGGACAATTATCCATTGATGGCCACCAGTACCTACCCATTGAGCTGGCCTAAAAACGAAGAAGGATATCGAGTCTGGCCGGGCATGTGGGCGGTCGATCCCAATACCGGCAAAATCGCCTGGGACTCGGTGGCAGCAAGCCAATTCGATTTCACCAATCCCACCCGTCCCTGGAAATATTGTCCAACCTCTCGGGATACTGTCCTTGTGGGCAAATTTTTCTCCGATAAAGAGATTTTCTTCAGCATGACCGACTATGATTTGACGAATCTTGGCCAGGTGTACGCTGAAAGCGATGGCGATACCACGCAGGGATATAAGCTGGGGTTACAGCTGGATGTCTCCGCCCTTTCTTACGGCCGCTCTTACGCAGAAGATATCATCTTTTTCCCCATGAAAATCATTAATAATAGCCCCTACAATTACCATGATGTTTACGTGGGATTTTACAACGATACCGACGTCCCAGAATACAATTTGAGCGGAACCTTGAACGACCGAATGGACTGGATGACATTCATCACCAGCGAGTACGATGCGGAAAAGGATACCACTTATCATTACAACATGGCATATATTTATGACTGGAGATATGGTGGTGGCGAACCGTTTCCTGGTCCTGAATACAAGGTCATTCCTGCGCTGAAGATTTTGGAGACGCCACCTTCTCCGCGGGACATTGACTTGGATGGGGATGGAGTGATCGATATATTTAAGGGTGAGCAGCTTGGTATTACAGGCTGGCATTGGTTCGAGTGGGAACAGCGGCCTGGGCAAGTGGACAACACTCGCTTGGAATTGATCACCTATAAGATTTTAGCTGGGGATAACACCGACATTTTGCCAGAGGAAGATAATGCCTACTTCTGGCCTGCCCCTGATGGCAAGCTGAACCCCCACTTCGATTCCCCGGCCGGAATCCGAGAGATGTTTCCAACTGGTACCGACTGCGTATTCATCATGAGTTCAGGCCCTTTTGATCTGGCTGCTGGCGACACTACCGTGTTCTCGTTCGCATTG harbors:
- a CDS encoding TonB-dependent receptor translates to MRVTRALLGIAPGALLIALLLWSVTFGGTTGKLAGFVKDAETGSPLPGVNVVLQGTTMGAASGMDGYFFIINIPPGRYTIKASMIGYQPQVVDVTIRVDLTTKVNFELKPTVMDLGQTVTVTAERPLIEPEVTSKRATVTAEMIQNMPVRTAQDIMTMQSGVIMMDEGQKIPGFETRGIDQVHVRGGRSGEIAYMVDGMYVEDAIYAGMGTSVNRVAIQELTTIIGAFDAEYGEAQSAVVNIVTKEGGTKFDIYSEFNTSKISGLWSKADDVRDAHQAIGSISGPVPFIKGMTFFISGEQSYRRPYYYKFDNHIYDTTPLNDILDKPDDPRYQKILQQIKDGIITEVKNINQLRNNESYYYVGDVLREWHTGAWRKAWRYRADWDGDGHAEPIAWDDVAGWRSFGFNKYWDFTSKLSWRISPNIKLMIPIRFNQRIQKSWASAWTFAMEGRNVLDDRTDQQTLIFTHQITPKLFYELRASRFFKGRSYLVHGIDHHRLTPGHADEFSEAYRFFYNDPTISVDFGPQEYPTGIYSNGFYVPMRFLRYDTLSDGRIRHVYDGSAEQYWNFNFQQSLQFKGDVTWQAHRAHQFKIGLEYKTFGWKDKLFGKDVGGIRFLEYQYPYLSRGYPSFYHLKPEEFAAYIQDKMDFKNFIVNIGYRLDYANSKGRAWRDWSDPKSGVVTGKKKFQFSPRIGVGHPITDRATFHFNYGHFFQVPDYRDLYTNQHLDLNAPQPFFGWANMDAQRTISYEAGVDYQISDFWAVRVAAWAKENNGNAGSFRISGFDPDSLGGYTYGIITNNDFGSSRGIDLTIEKSLSDNYFGKIEYTYSVSKMNQFYSWSGYWDGVTAETVAKKEYLSPVDAPHQLTGFFGIQFLKGGGPNLWGFKPLQNFVMQYILRLRSGYPYTPTIGGQALEPNTARRPMVYTVDAIFRKDFTMFNQIRAGVRIEVHNLFDRKNVLQVYSETGSPTDPNPGYSKTNYSTNWDNPWFWMPGRSIDVGLVIEM